From Cucumis melo cultivar AY chromosome 1, USDA_Cmelo_AY_1.0, whole genome shotgun sequence, a single genomic window includes:
- the LOC103490385 gene encoding heavy metal-associated isoprenylated plant protein 41-like: MFINARKPFPGPSPDSGEKWLKYYSSYHEILLVDEGDFSFSLSLAMSFGSASNILATSLDSYHDVVMRYKNARLNLTILNGLGASVLHGVDAAKMKYHMDLHMRKFDRIIFNFPHAGFFGREDNPLMFRMHKKLVHDFFKNASQMLRVNGEIHVNHKTKPPFSDWNIVQLAYQNSLTLIGCADFNIQDYPGYHNKRGQGNRCDCPFFLGECSTFKFSINHSAKRTPRLLHINNTLDIQRNLPCPEIPISNHSHLRYPTSFESSYCHSHISMQDHQPWLEPEYSRVPQSVNAHNRFMTGMLESMSNKNVYWSSNLRSNFGEETVRSDARTIRRSFQYL; encoded by the exons ATGTTTATCAACGCCCGGAAACCCTTCCCCGGTCCTTCGCCTGACTCCGGCGAGAAGTGGCTCAAGTATTACTCCTCTTACCATGAAATACTCTTAGTCGACGAGGGagatttctctttctctctctcattGGCTATGTCTTTTGGCTCTGCTTCCAATATCCTCGCCACTTCTCTCGACTCCTATC ACGACGTGGTGATGAGGTACAAGAATGCCAGGTTAAATTTGACGATTCTGAATGGTTTGGGTGCATCTGTTTTACATGGAGTCGATGCGGCTAAGATGAAGTATCATATGGACTTGCATATGCGGAAATTTGATCGGATCATCTTCAATTTTCCCCACGCTGGTTTCTTTGGAAGAGAGGATAATCCCTTAATGTTTCG GATGCATAAGAAACTTGTACATGATTTCTTCAAGAATGCAAGCCAAATGCTTCGAGTTAATGGCGAAATCCATGTGAATCACAAAACAAAACCCCCATTCTCGGATTGGAATATTGTTCAACTCGCCTATCAAAACTCCCTGACATTGATTGGTTGTGCTGATTTCAATATACAGGATTACCCTGGATATCACAACAAGAGAGGGCAGGGCAATAGATGTGATTGCCCTTTCTTTTTGGGTGAGTGCTCTACTTTCAAATTTAGTATCAACCATTCAGCTAAAAGGACACCAAGATTATTGCACATCAATAATACCTTAGATATCCAAAGAAACCTACCATGTCCAGAGATCCCAATCTCAAATCACTCCCACCTTCGATATCCGACTTCATTTGAATCAAGTTATTGCCACAGTCACATATCAATGCAGGATCATCAACCCTGGTTGGAACCCGAATATTCTCGTGTACCTCAGTCCGTCAATGCACATAATAGATTCATGACAGGAATGCTCGAGAGTATGTCGAACAAGAATGTCTATTGGTCGAGCAATTTGAGGTCTAATTTTGGTGAGGAAACTGTGAGATCAGATGCGAGGACCATTCGACGATCATTCCAGTATCTGTAA